A genomic region of Oryza glaberrima chromosome 1, OglaRS2, whole genome shotgun sequence contains the following coding sequences:
- the LOC127783624 gene encoding uncharacterized protein LOC127783624 isoform X2 yields MRINNGRMKMRNKQRKSSALNFDAGCRSSLSFIVWSLVGVALIVCFFSVVRQADTRQNHIYFRHLSATRELEEIEEEHFRLPPPHKVNPRAVKRRGPRKAPKVIDQYLDESSAVHALFFPDERSAVNPTKGGNDSMYFYPGRVWLDTDGHAIQAHGGGILYDHITAKYYWYGENKDGLTYQTHPKSTYRVDIIGVSCYSSKNLWSWTNEGIVLPGEPTNVTHDLHKSKVLERPKVIYNDHTGQYVMWVHIDDANYTKASVGVAVSNSPTGPFTYLYSFRPHGFESRDMTIFKDDDGSAYLFYSSRDNTELHVSPLTKDYLNITVAMRRILIRRHREAPAVFKLQGTYYMITSGCSGWAPNRALAHAAESIMGPWETLGNPCVGGNRFFRLTTFLSQSTFVLPLPGLPGTFIFMADRWNPSNLRDSRYVWLPLFIGGLADEPLDYSFGFPAWSRVSIYWHRKWRLPESWKGYT; encoded by the exons ATTGTATGGAGCTTGGTGGGAGTTGCCCTCATTGTTTGCTTCTTTTCTGTTGTCCGTCAAGCAGACACTAGGCAGAACCATATTTATTTCAGACATCTATCTGCTACCAGAGAGTTAGAAGAGATTGAGGAGGAACATTTCCGCTTGCCACCTCCTCACAAAGTTAATCCTCGTGCAGTGAAACGGCGGGGGCCTCGCAAGGCTCCAAAGGTTATTGATCAATATTTGGATGAGTCATCAGCAGTACATGCCTTGTTCTTCCCTGATGAAAGAAGTGCAGTGAACCCAACAAAAGGTGGAAATGACAGTATGTACTTCTATCCTGGTAGGGTGTGGCTGGACACTGATGGACATGCCATTCAAGCCCATGGGGGTGGTATTCTGTATGATCATATCACTGCCAAATACTACTGGTATGGAGAAAACAAAGATGGGCTAACCTACCAAACTCACCCCAAGAGTACATATCGG GTTGACATTATTGGGGTAAGCTGCTACTCATCAAAGAACCTATGGTCATGGACTAATGAAGGAATTGTGCTTCCTGGAGAGCCTACTAATGTCACCCATGACCTTCATAAATCTAAGGTGCTTGAGAGACCTAAGGTGATATATAATGACCATACTGGACAATATGTTATGTGGGTGCATATTGATGATGCAAACTACACCAAAGCATCTGTTGGTGTAGCAGTCAGCAACTCTCCCACTGGGCCTTTCACCTACCTCTATAGCTTTCGCCCACATGGATTTGAAAGTAGAGACATGACAATCTTCAAAGATGATGATGGGTCGGCTTACCTCTTCTACTCTTCTCGTGACAATACTGAGCTTCATGTCAGTCCATTGACAAAGGACTATCTTAATATCACGGTAGCAATGAGGAGAATATTAATAAGACGGCATAGGGAAGCTCCGGCTGTCTTCAAGCTTCAAGGAACCTACTACATGATCACCTCTGGTTGCTCGGGTTGGGCTCCTAATAGAGCACTAGCGCATGCTGCAGAATCGATCATGGGTCCATGGGAGACATTGGGCAACCCATGCGTTGGAGGCAACAGGTTTTTCCGGTTGACAACATTCTTATCTCAAAGCACATTTGTGCTTCCCCTCCCTGGCTTGCCTGGTACATTCATCTTCATGGCAGACAGGTGGAATCCTTCTAACTTGAGAGATTCTCGGTATGTTTGGTTACCTCTCTTCATTGGGGGATTGGCAGACGAACCGTTGGATTACAGTTTTGGATTCCCAGCATGGTCGAGGGTGTCCATTTATTGGCACAGGAAATGGCGTCTCCCTGAAAGTTGGAAGGGGTATACCTGA
- the LOC127783644 gene encoding ribosomal lysine N-methyltransferase 3: protein MEASASTSTARRLRAFRRWMRDHGVVCSDALRLDAAEDGGGGVYVRALAALREGDLVATIPRGACLTPRTSGAAEAIEAAELGGPLALAVAVMYERARGAESPWDAYLRLIPEREPVPLVWPADEAERLLAGTELDKIVKQDRQFICEDWKECIEPLILSGELEVDPDDFSLENYFSAKSLLSSRSFRIDSYHGSGMVPLADLFNHKTGGEHVHFTSVLEGSDSDSEDGEDPNNASADEQSTIENSADIPSGDDEDLEMIVVRDVNEGEEVFNTYGTMGNAALLHRYGFTEMDNPYDIVNIDLALVTKWCSSKYSRRYARARVSLWHNLGYSGCTSQDADYFEISYDGEPQLELLILLYIISLKSDAYDKLASVAHDLIGDDEVDSISSVLKVVRVTSSNQHPDIGGLEKLPDVKKLLLNESVCSALVSLADMRESLYGSNTLEDDRQKLQACSSVNERNLYHSLVLRVSERTILHKLKKHASSWSKTKKRKQL, encoded by the exons ATGGAAGcttccgcctccacctccaccgcacG CCGCCTACGGGCCTTCAGGCGGTGGATGCGGGACCACGGCGTCGTCTGCAGCGACGCGCtccgcctcgacgccgccgaggacggtggcggcggcgtctacgtgcgcgccctcgccgcgctccgggAGGGGGACCTCGTGGCCACCATCCCGCGGGGCGCGTGCCTGACCCCGCgcacctccggcgccgccgaggccatCGAGGCCGCGGAGCTCGGCGGGCccctcgcgctcgccgtcgccgtcatgtatgagcgcgcgcgcggcgccgagTCGCCGTGGGACGCCTACCTCCGCCTGATCCCCGAGCGGGAGCCCGTGCCGCTCGTCTGGCCCGCCGATGAGGCCGAGCGCCTCCTGGCCGGCACCGAGCTCGATAAG ATAGTGAAGCAAGACAGGCAGTTCATTTGTGAGGACTGGAAAGAGTGTATTGAGCCACTCATTTTGTCAGGAGAACTTGAGGTTGACCCAGATGATTTTAGCCTGGAGAATTATTTCTCTGCTAAGAGTCTACTTTCGTCGAGGTCCTTCCGAATAGATAGCTATCATGGGTCTGGAATGGTTCCCCTGGCTGACCT TTTTAACCACAAGACTGGTGGGGAACATGTCCACTTCACTTCAGTGTTAGAAGGCTCGGACTCAGATAGTGAAGATGGTGAAGATCCAAATAATGCTTCTGCTGATGAACAGTCAACTATAGAAAATTCTGCCGACATCCCTTCAG GAGATGATGAAGATTTGGAAATGATTGTTGTGAGAGATGTCAATGAAGGGGAGGAG GTTTTTAACACATACGGTACCATGGGAAATGCTGCTCTGCTTCATCGATATGGCTTCACAGAGATGGACAACCCATATGACATCGTCAACATCGACTTAGCTCTGGTTACTAAGTGGTGCTCTTCTAAGTACTCCCGTCGATATGCAAGAGCAAGGGTATCACTCTGGCATAATCTGGGCTATTCAGGTTGCACCAGCCAAGATGCTGACTACTTTGAGATTTCATATGATGGAGAGCCCCAGCTTGAACTTTTGATCCTGCTTTATATCATCTCCTTGAAGTCTGATGCTTATGACAAGCTGGCCAGCGTGGCTCATGATCTGATTGGTGATGATGAGGTCGACAGCATTAGTAGTGTGCTTAAGGTTGTTAGAGTAACAAGCTCCAATCAACATCCAGATATTGGCGGGCTTGAAAAATTGCCTGATGTGAAGAAGCTTTTGCTGAATGAGAGCGTTTGTTCTGCACTTGTATCCCTTGCTGACATGAGGGAGAGCCTCTATGGTTCAAACACTTTGGAAGATGACAGGCAAAAACTGCAAGCATGCTCTTCTGTCAACGAAAGGAATCTCTATCATTCTTTGGTGCTGCGGGTGAGCGAGAGAACAATACTTCACAAATTGAAGAAACATGCATCTAGTTGGTCAAAGACCAAGAAGAGGAAACAGCTCTAG